A stretch of the Arachis stenosperma cultivar V10309 chromosome 6, arast.V10309.gnm1.PFL2, whole genome shotgun sequence genome encodes the following:
- the LOC130934839 gene encoding glycine-rich protein A3-like, translated as MVPLCGKGKPGHWPGGIGGMLAGGAAAAAAMYGAHHLTHGHYGHHHGFFGHGKFKHGKFKHDKFDKRWKHGMFKRWK; from the exons ATGGTACCGTTATGTGGGAAAGGGAAACCAG GGCACTGGCCTGGTGGCATTGGTGGAATGTTAGCAGGGGGTGCTGCTGCTGCGGCCGCTATGTATGGTGCTCACCATTTGACTCATGGTCATTATGGTCATCATCATGGGTTCTTTGGTCATGGAAAGTTTAAGCATGGAAAATTTAAGCATGACAAATTCGACAAGCGTTGGAAGCATGGCATGTTCAAGCGATGGAAGTGA
- the LOC130936184 gene encoding chorismate mutase 2 has translation MGMVKAEELSLESVKGKVYTLDSVREALIRQEDTIVFGLIERAKFLMNSRTYGGEEIPGFAGSLAEFVVKNTEAVQAKVGRYNNPEENPFFPENLPPSLVSSYSFTQFLHPKAASININKSIWKIYFDELLPSFVASGDDGNYAQTAASDLSLLQAISRRIHYGKFVAEVKFRESAQQYESLIRAEDKEGLMKLLTFESVEETVRKRVEKKAMVFGQNVTLNNGDDKNVTYKVDPSVAANLYKNWIIPLTKDVQVEYLLHRLD, from the exons ATGGGAATGGTGAAAGCAGAAGAATTAAGTCTTGAATCTGTGAAGGGGAAGGTGTATACTCTGGATTCAGTGAGGGAAGCTTTGATCAGGCAAGAAGATACAATTGTCTTTGGCCTCATTGAGAGAGCAAAGTTCCTAATGAATTCTCGCACCTACGGCGGCGAGGAGATTCCGGGATTCGCTGGTTCATTGGCTGAGTTTGTTGTGAAGAATACAGAAGCAGTTCAAGCTAAG GTTGGAAGATACAATAACCCTGAAGAAAATCCTTTCTTCCCGGAAAATCTGCCACCCTCACTTGTGTCATCTTACTCCTTCACACAG TTTTTACATCCCAAAGCTGCTTCGATTAACATAAACAAATCCATCTGGAAAATCTACTTTGATGAGCTGCTTCCTTCGTTTGTTGCTTCTGGTGATGACGGCAACTATGCGCAAACCGCAGCTAGTGATCTTTCATTGTTGCAG GCCATCTCTAGAAGGATTCATTATGGAAAATTTGTTGCTGAAGTGAAATTCAGGGAGTCTGCTCAACAATATGAGTCTCTGATTCGCGCCGAG GATAAAGAAGGATTGATGAAATTGTTGACATTTGAGAGTGTAGAAGAAACGGTGAGGAAGAGGGTTGAAAAGAAAGCTATGGTATTCGGACAGAATGTGACCCTCAACAATGGTGATGACAAAAATGTAACATACAAGGTTGATCCATCGGTGGCTGCCAACTTATACAAGAATTGGATAATACCTCTTACTAAGGATGTTCAAGTTGAGTACCTATTGCACCGTCTTGATTGA
- the LOC130933049 gene encoding 3-hydroxyisobutyryl-CoA hydrolase-like protein 2, mitochondrial isoform X1 has protein sequence MQRLKTLLPEKCRFSLRTLCSHPRAFSAQVHHHIDDDHDDPQQQILVEGRAKSRAAILNRPSSLNALTTSMVARLKRLYDSWEENSDIGFVLMKGSGRAFCSGADVVRLYNSLNEGNVEEAEQFLRTLYSFAYLQGTYLKPHVAILDGITMGCGAGISLPGMYRVVTDKTIFSHPEAQIGFHPDSGASYYLSRLPGYLGEYLALTGDKLNGVEMIACHLATHFTLNARLPWLEERLGKLITDDPSIVETSLAQYGDIVYPDKSSVLHKIDTIDRCFCHDTMEEIIEALAKEAAESYDEWCISTLRKIREASPLSLKITLESIREGRFETLDQCLAREYRISLRGISKQFSSDFFEGVRARMVDKDFTPKWDPPSLKDVSDDMVQSYFSPFSEVESELVLPTALREPYMFLLHLVQLQPQVEWRESKLYIKIS, from the exons ATGCAACGTTTGAAAACTCTGCTGCCTGAAAAATGTAGATTCTCTCTTCGCACACTATGCTCTCATCCTCGAGCTTTCTCTGCTCAAGTGCACCACCATATCGATGATGATCACGATGATCCCCAACAACAg ATTTTGGTTGAAGGAAGAGCGAAATCGAGAGCAGCTATACTCAACAGACCATCTTCACTGAATGCGCTCACAACTTCAATG GTTGCTAGGCTTAAGAGGCTATATGATTCGTGGGAAGAAAATTCTGACATTGGCTTTGTCTTAATGAAG GGTAGTGGCAGAGCTTTCTGCTCTGGTGCAGATGTTGTTAGGCTGTATAACTCACTGAATGAAG GAAATGTTGAAGAAGCTGAACAGTTTCTCAGAACATTATATTCATTCGCATATCTTCAAGGGACATATCTTAAGCCACAT GTAGCTATTCTCGATGGAATAACAATGGGATGTGGAGCTGGAATTTCTCTTCCGGGGATGTATCGTGTGGTTACTGATAAAACT ATTTTTTCACACCCAGAGGCTCAAATAGGTTTCCACCCTGATTCAGGAGCTTCTTATTATTTATCTCGTTTACCTGGATACCTAG GGGAATACTTGGCCCTTACAGGAGATAAGCTAAATGGTGTAGAAATGATTGCTTGTCACCTTGCTACTCACTTTACACTAAATGCG AGGCTTCCTTGGCTTGAAGAACGCCTAGgaaaattgatcacagatgatCCTTCTATTGTGGAGACATCTCTTGCCCAGTATGGAGATATTGTTTACCCAGACAAAAGCAGTGTCCTTCACAA GATTGATACTATTGATCGATGTTTCTGTCATGATACAATGGAGGAAATTATTGAAGCTTTG GCCAAGGAAGCAGCTGAGTCTTATGATGAATGGTGTATATCAACTCTTAGGAAGATTAGAGAAGCATCTCCATTGAGTTTGAAAATTACTTTAGAATCT ATACGTGAAGGTAGATTTGAAACACTTGATCAATGTCTGGCACGTGAGTACCGGATATCCCTTCGTGGAATTTCCAAGCAGTTCTcctctgatttctttgag GGTGTTAGAGCAAGAATGGTTGATAAGGATTTTACCCCCAAG TGGGATCCACCTAGTTTAAAGGATGTATCAGATGACATGGTTCAATCATATTTCTCTCCGTTCAGCGAAGTAGAGTCTGAACTGGTATTACCGACGGCATTGCGAGAACCTTACAT GTTTCTGCTGCATTTGGTGCAACTGCAGCCTCAAGTAGAATGGAGGGAAAGTAAattgtatataaaaatttcatag
- the LOC130933049 gene encoding 3-hydroxyisobutyryl-CoA hydrolase-like protein 2, mitochondrial isoform X2: MQRLKTLLPEKCRFSLRTLCSHPRAFSAQVHHHIDDDHDDPQQQILVEGRAKSRAAILNRPSSLNALTTSMVARLKRLYDSWEENSDIGFVLMKGSGRAFCSGADVVRLYNSLNEGNVEEAEQFLRTLYSFAYLQGTYLKPHVAILDGITMGCGAGISLPGMYRVVTDKTIFSHPEAQIGFHPDSGASYYLSRLPGYLGEYLALTGDKLNGVEMIACHLATHFTLNARLPWLEERLGKLITDDPSIVETSLAQYGDIVYPDKSSVLHKIDTIDRCFCHDTMEEIIEALAKEAAESYDEWCISTLRKIREASPLSLKITLESIREGRFETLDQCLAREYRISLRGISKQFSSDFFEGVRARMVDKDFTPKWDPPSLKDVSDDMVQSYFSPFSEVESELVLPTALREPYM; the protein is encoded by the exons ATGCAACGTTTGAAAACTCTGCTGCCTGAAAAATGTAGATTCTCTCTTCGCACACTATGCTCTCATCCTCGAGCTTTCTCTGCTCAAGTGCACCACCATATCGATGATGATCACGATGATCCCCAACAACAg ATTTTGGTTGAAGGAAGAGCGAAATCGAGAGCAGCTATACTCAACAGACCATCTTCACTGAATGCGCTCACAACTTCAATG GTTGCTAGGCTTAAGAGGCTATATGATTCGTGGGAAGAAAATTCTGACATTGGCTTTGTCTTAATGAAG GGTAGTGGCAGAGCTTTCTGCTCTGGTGCAGATGTTGTTAGGCTGTATAACTCACTGAATGAAG GAAATGTTGAAGAAGCTGAACAGTTTCTCAGAACATTATATTCATTCGCATATCTTCAAGGGACATATCTTAAGCCACAT GTAGCTATTCTCGATGGAATAACAATGGGATGTGGAGCTGGAATTTCTCTTCCGGGGATGTATCGTGTGGTTACTGATAAAACT ATTTTTTCACACCCAGAGGCTCAAATAGGTTTCCACCCTGATTCAGGAGCTTCTTATTATTTATCTCGTTTACCTGGATACCTAG GGGAATACTTGGCCCTTACAGGAGATAAGCTAAATGGTGTAGAAATGATTGCTTGTCACCTTGCTACTCACTTTACACTAAATGCG AGGCTTCCTTGGCTTGAAGAACGCCTAGgaaaattgatcacagatgatCCTTCTATTGTGGAGACATCTCTTGCCCAGTATGGAGATATTGTTTACCCAGACAAAAGCAGTGTCCTTCACAA GATTGATACTATTGATCGATGTTTCTGTCATGATACAATGGAGGAAATTATTGAAGCTTTG GCCAAGGAAGCAGCTGAGTCTTATGATGAATGGTGTATATCAACTCTTAGGAAGATTAGAGAAGCATCTCCATTGAGTTTGAAAATTACTTTAGAATCT ATACGTGAAGGTAGATTTGAAACACTTGATCAATGTCTGGCACGTGAGTACCGGATATCCCTTCGTGGAATTTCCAAGCAGTTCTcctctgatttctttgag GGTGTTAGAGCAAGAATGGTTGATAAGGATTTTACCCCCAAG TGGGATCCACCTAGTTTAAAGGATGTATCAGATGACATGGTTCAATCATATTTCTCTCCGTTCAGCGAAGTAGAGTCTGAACTGGTATTACCGACGGCATTGCGAGAACCTTACATGTGA
- the LOC130936672 gene encoding BTB/POZ domain-containing protein NPY1 isoform X2 translates to MSYMHEKLYVSSELATDITITVGEVKFCLHKFPLLSKSNRLQRLVSKVDEENSDEIYLDDFPGGPKAFEVCAKFCYGMTVTLNPYNVVAARCAAEFLEMTEDIDKGNLIFKIEVFLNSSIFRSWKDSIIVLQTTKALLPWSEDLKIIGRCIDSIASKTSVDPGNITWSYTYNRKLTEPDNIVEETSQEKVKHVPRDWWVEDICELDIDLYRRVMITVKSKGRMDGVVIGEALKIYAIRWLPDSVDELVSGAHAQRYKTLVETIVCLLPSDNGVGCSCSFLLKLLKVAILVEADESSREELMKSISLKLHEASVKDLLIPARSPQSTMFDVDLVQGLLNRYMSEEKDGLNFEANEKKDKVNDESLLRSMSLLNVGKLVDGYIREISHDPNLSLASFIALSQSIPKSARPNHDGLYRAIDIYLKEHPGLTKAEKKNICGLMDVKKLTIDASTHAAQNDRLPLRVIVQVLYFEQVKASAIPQSINNIPHGPSNADSNGDDECKQTEGESCQYLDNQVCHLKEGELCKNGKLNKKNSKNSRSGTQLLPSRSRRIFDKLWNVGKGQAENRSSETSGSSNSPASIVPGDTKSSGSSLRHRRHSIS, encoded by the exons ATGAGTTATATGCATGAGAAATT GTATGTGTCATCTGAATTGGCTACAGATATCACAATCACTGTCGGTGAAGTTAAGTTTTGCCTTCACAAG TTCCCTCTACTCTCCAAGAGCAATCGATTACAGAGGTTGGTATCGAAGGTTGATGAAGAGAATTCTGATGAAATATACTTGGATGACTTCCCTGGAGGACCGAAGGCCTTCGAAGTTTGCGCAAAATTCTGCTATGGAATGACAGTAACTCTAAATCCTTATAATGTAGTGGCTGCTCGTTGTGCCGCGGAGTTCCTTGAGATGACTGAAGATATCGATAAAGGAAACTTGATTTTCAAGATTGAGGTGTTTTTGAACTCTAGTATCTTTCGTAGCTGGAAAGATTCGATAATTGTTCTCCAAACAACAAAGGCTCTTCTTCCATGGTCTGAGGATCTGAAGATCATTGGGAGATGCATTGATTCCATTGCTTCAAAGACTTCAGTGGACCCAGGCAACATCACTTGGTCTTACACTTATAACCGGAAATTAACAGAACCGGATAATATTGTGGAGGAGACATCCCAAGAGAAAGTTAAGCATGTTCCAAGGGATTGGTGGGTTGAAGATATATGTGAATTGGACATTGATCTTTATAGAAGAGTGATGATTACAGTGAAATCAAAGGGAAGAATGGATGGTGTTGTGATTGGGGAGGCACTAAAAATCTATGCTATAAGATGGTTACCCGATTCTGTAGATGAATTGGTGTCCGGTGCACATGCCCAGAGGTACAAAACTTTGGTAGAAACCATTGTGTGTCTGCTGCCGAGTGATAATGGCGTTGGTTGTTCCTGTAGCTTCTTGCTCAAGTTATTGAAAGTGGCAATACTAGTTGAAGCTGATGAGTCATCGAGAGAAGAGTTGATGAAGAGCATCAGCCTGAAATTACATGAAGCTTCTGTGAAAGACTTGTTGATTCCAGCAAGGTCTCCTCAAAGTACTATGTTTGATGTTGATTTGGTACAAGGTCTTTTGAATCGATACATGAGTGAAGAAAAGGACGGCCTTAATTTCGAAGCCAATGAGAAGAAAGATAAGGTAAATGATGAATCTCTTTTGAGGAGTATGTCCTTGTTGAATGTTGGCAAGTTGGTTGATGGTTATATCAGAGAAATTTCGCACGATCCGAATCTCAGCCTCGCTAGTTTTATTGCTTTGTCTCAGTCAATTCCAAAGTCTGCTAGGCCAAATCATGATGGTTTGTACAGAGCTATTGATATCTACTTGAAG GAGCACCCTGGTCTGACAAAAGCTGAAAAAAAGAACATATGTGGACTCATGGATGTCAAAAAATTAACCATTGATGCGTCGACGCACGCCGCTCAAAATGATCGTCTTCCTCTCCGGGTTATAGTGCAGGTTCTCTATTTTGAGCAGGTCAAAGCTTCTGCCATCCCTCAATCCATTAATAACATTCCACACGGCCCTTCAAATGCCGACTCAAACGGAGACGACGAATGCAAACAAACTGAGGGTGAGAGCTGTCAATACCTTGACAACCAAGTATGTCACTTGAAAGAAGGAGAGTTGTGCAAGAATGGAAAATTGAACAAGAAGAATAGCAAGAACAGCCGGAGCGGCACGCAGTTGTTGCCTTCTCGGTCGAGGAGGATCTTCGATAAGTTGTGGAATGTGGGAAAAGGACAGGCAGAGAATAGGAGTTCAGAGACTTCAGGGAGTTCTAATAGCCCAGCTTCAATAGTTCCTGGGGACACCAAATCTTCTGGTTCATCTTTAAGACATCGGAGGCATTCTATATCTTAG
- the LOC130936672 gene encoding BTB/POZ domain-containing protein NPY1 isoform X1, with translation MKFMKLGSKPDALKADGKSVRYVSSELATDITITVGEVKFCLHKFPLLSKSNRLQRLVSKVDEENSDEIYLDDFPGGPKAFEVCAKFCYGMTVTLNPYNVVAARCAAEFLEMTEDIDKGNLIFKIEVFLNSSIFRSWKDSIIVLQTTKALLPWSEDLKIIGRCIDSIASKTSVDPGNITWSYTYNRKLTEPDNIVEETSQEKVKHVPRDWWVEDICELDIDLYRRVMITVKSKGRMDGVVIGEALKIYAIRWLPDSVDELVSGAHAQRYKTLVETIVCLLPSDNGVGCSCSFLLKLLKVAILVEADESSREELMKSISLKLHEASVKDLLIPARSPQSTMFDVDLVQGLLNRYMSEEKDGLNFEANEKKDKVNDESLLRSMSLLNVGKLVDGYIREISHDPNLSLASFIALSQSIPKSARPNHDGLYRAIDIYLKEHPGLTKAEKKNICGLMDVKKLTIDASTHAAQNDRLPLRVIVQVLYFEQVKASAIPQSINNIPHGPSNADSNGDDECKQTEGESCQYLDNQVCHLKEGELCKNGKLNKKNSKNSRSGTQLLPSRSRRIFDKLWNVGKGQAENRSSETSGSSNSPASIVPGDTKSSGSSLRHRRHSIS, from the exons atgaagtttATGAAGTTGGGATCAAAGCCTGATGCCCTTAAAGCTGATGGAAAATCTGTCAG GTATGTGTCATCTGAATTGGCTACAGATATCACAATCACTGTCGGTGAAGTTAAGTTTTGCCTTCACAAG TTCCCTCTACTCTCCAAGAGCAATCGATTACAGAGGTTGGTATCGAAGGTTGATGAAGAGAATTCTGATGAAATATACTTGGATGACTTCCCTGGAGGACCGAAGGCCTTCGAAGTTTGCGCAAAATTCTGCTATGGAATGACAGTAACTCTAAATCCTTATAATGTAGTGGCTGCTCGTTGTGCCGCGGAGTTCCTTGAGATGACTGAAGATATCGATAAAGGAAACTTGATTTTCAAGATTGAGGTGTTTTTGAACTCTAGTATCTTTCGTAGCTGGAAAGATTCGATAATTGTTCTCCAAACAACAAAGGCTCTTCTTCCATGGTCTGAGGATCTGAAGATCATTGGGAGATGCATTGATTCCATTGCTTCAAAGACTTCAGTGGACCCAGGCAACATCACTTGGTCTTACACTTATAACCGGAAATTAACAGAACCGGATAATATTGTGGAGGAGACATCCCAAGAGAAAGTTAAGCATGTTCCAAGGGATTGGTGGGTTGAAGATATATGTGAATTGGACATTGATCTTTATAGAAGAGTGATGATTACAGTGAAATCAAAGGGAAGAATGGATGGTGTTGTGATTGGGGAGGCACTAAAAATCTATGCTATAAGATGGTTACCCGATTCTGTAGATGAATTGGTGTCCGGTGCACATGCCCAGAGGTACAAAACTTTGGTAGAAACCATTGTGTGTCTGCTGCCGAGTGATAATGGCGTTGGTTGTTCCTGTAGCTTCTTGCTCAAGTTATTGAAAGTGGCAATACTAGTTGAAGCTGATGAGTCATCGAGAGAAGAGTTGATGAAGAGCATCAGCCTGAAATTACATGAAGCTTCTGTGAAAGACTTGTTGATTCCAGCAAGGTCTCCTCAAAGTACTATGTTTGATGTTGATTTGGTACAAGGTCTTTTGAATCGATACATGAGTGAAGAAAAGGACGGCCTTAATTTCGAAGCCAATGAGAAGAAAGATAAGGTAAATGATGAATCTCTTTTGAGGAGTATGTCCTTGTTGAATGTTGGCAAGTTGGTTGATGGTTATATCAGAGAAATTTCGCACGATCCGAATCTCAGCCTCGCTAGTTTTATTGCTTTGTCTCAGTCAATTCCAAAGTCTGCTAGGCCAAATCATGATGGTTTGTACAGAGCTATTGATATCTACTTGAAG GAGCACCCTGGTCTGACAAAAGCTGAAAAAAAGAACATATGTGGACTCATGGATGTCAAAAAATTAACCATTGATGCGTCGACGCACGCCGCTCAAAATGATCGTCTTCCTCTCCGGGTTATAGTGCAGGTTCTCTATTTTGAGCAGGTCAAAGCTTCTGCCATCCCTCAATCCATTAATAACATTCCACACGGCCCTTCAAATGCCGACTCAAACGGAGACGACGAATGCAAACAAACTGAGGGTGAGAGCTGTCAATACCTTGACAACCAAGTATGTCACTTGAAAGAAGGAGAGTTGTGCAAGAATGGAAAATTGAACAAGAAGAATAGCAAGAACAGCCGGAGCGGCACGCAGTTGTTGCCTTCTCGGTCGAGGAGGATCTTCGATAAGTTGTGGAATGTGGGAAAAGGACAGGCAGAGAATAGGAGTTCAGAGACTTCAGGGAGTTCTAATAGCCCAGCTTCAATAGTTCCTGGGGACACCAAATCTTCTGGTTCATCTTTAAGACATCGGAGGCATTCTATATCTTAG
- the LOC130936672 gene encoding BTB/POZ domain-containing protein NPY1 isoform X3 — protein MKFMKLGSKPDALKADGKSVRYVSSELATDITITVGEVKFCLHKFPLLSKSNRLQRLVSKVDEENSDEIYLDDFPGGPKAFEVCAKFCYGMTVTLNPYNVVAARCAAEFLEMTEDIDKGNLIFKIEVFLNSSIFRSWKDSIIVLQTTKALLPWSEDLKIIGRCIDSIASKTSVDPGNITWSYTYNRKLTEPDNIVEETSQEKVKHVPRDWWVEDICELDIDLYRRVMITVKSKGRMDGVVIGEALKIYAIRWLPDSVDELVSGAHAQRYKTLVETIVCLLPSDNGVGCSCSFLLKLLKVAILVEADESSREELMKSISLKLHEASVKDLLIPARSPQSTMFDVDLVQGLLNRYMSEEKDGLNFEANEKKDKSIPKSARPNHDGLYRAIDIYLKEHPGLTKAEKKNICGLMDVKKLTIDASTHAAQNDRLPLRVIVQVLYFEQVKASAIPQSINNIPHGPSNADSNGDDECKQTEGESCQYLDNQVCHLKEGELCKNGKLNKKNSKNSRSGTQLLPSRSRRIFDKLWNVGKGQAENRSSETSGSSNSPASIVPGDTKSSGSSLRHRRHSIS, from the exons atgaagtttATGAAGTTGGGATCAAAGCCTGATGCCCTTAAAGCTGATGGAAAATCTGTCAG GTATGTGTCATCTGAATTGGCTACAGATATCACAATCACTGTCGGTGAAGTTAAGTTTTGCCTTCACAAG TTCCCTCTACTCTCCAAGAGCAATCGATTACAGAGGTTGGTATCGAAGGTTGATGAAGAGAATTCTGATGAAATATACTTGGATGACTTCCCTGGAGGACCGAAGGCCTTCGAAGTTTGCGCAAAATTCTGCTATGGAATGACAGTAACTCTAAATCCTTATAATGTAGTGGCTGCTCGTTGTGCCGCGGAGTTCCTTGAGATGACTGAAGATATCGATAAAGGAAACTTGATTTTCAAGATTGAGGTGTTTTTGAACTCTAGTATCTTTCGTAGCTGGAAAGATTCGATAATTGTTCTCCAAACAACAAAGGCTCTTCTTCCATGGTCTGAGGATCTGAAGATCATTGGGAGATGCATTGATTCCATTGCTTCAAAGACTTCAGTGGACCCAGGCAACATCACTTGGTCTTACACTTATAACCGGAAATTAACAGAACCGGATAATATTGTGGAGGAGACATCCCAAGAGAAAGTTAAGCATGTTCCAAGGGATTGGTGGGTTGAAGATATATGTGAATTGGACATTGATCTTTATAGAAGAGTGATGATTACAGTGAAATCAAAGGGAAGAATGGATGGTGTTGTGATTGGGGAGGCACTAAAAATCTATGCTATAAGATGGTTACCCGATTCTGTAGATGAATTGGTGTCCGGTGCACATGCCCAGAGGTACAAAACTTTGGTAGAAACCATTGTGTGTCTGCTGCCGAGTGATAATGGCGTTGGTTGTTCCTGTAGCTTCTTGCTCAAGTTATTGAAAGTGGCAATACTAGTTGAAGCTGATGAGTCATCGAGAGAAGAGTTGATGAAGAGCATCAGCCTGAAATTACATGAAGCTTCTGTGAAAGACTTGTTGATTCCAGCAAGGTCTCCTCAAAGTACTATGTTTGATGTTGATTTGGTACAAGGTCTTTTGAATCGATACATGAGTGAAGAAAAGGACGGCCTTAATTTCGAAGCCAATGAGAAGAAAGATAAG TCAATTCCAAAGTCTGCTAGGCCAAATCATGATGGTTTGTACAGAGCTATTGATATCTACTTGAAG GAGCACCCTGGTCTGACAAAAGCTGAAAAAAAGAACATATGTGGACTCATGGATGTCAAAAAATTAACCATTGATGCGTCGACGCACGCCGCTCAAAATGATCGTCTTCCTCTCCGGGTTATAGTGCAGGTTCTCTATTTTGAGCAGGTCAAAGCTTCTGCCATCCCTCAATCCATTAATAACATTCCACACGGCCCTTCAAATGCCGACTCAAACGGAGACGACGAATGCAAACAAACTGAGGGTGAGAGCTGTCAATACCTTGACAACCAAGTATGTCACTTGAAAGAAGGAGAGTTGTGCAAGAATGGAAAATTGAACAAGAAGAATAGCAAGAACAGCCGGAGCGGCACGCAGTTGTTGCCTTCTCGGTCGAGGAGGATCTTCGATAAGTTGTGGAATGTGGGAAAAGGACAGGCAGAGAATAGGAGTTCAGAGACTTCAGGGAGTTCTAATAGCCCAGCTTCAATAGTTCCTGGGGACACCAAATCTTCTGGTTCATCTTTAAGACATCGGAGGCATTCTATATCTTAG
- the LOC130936672 gene encoding BTB/POZ domain-containing protein NPY1 isoform X4 produces the protein MTVTLNPYNVVAARCAAEFLEMTEDIDKGNLIFKIEVFLNSSIFRSWKDSIIVLQTTKALLPWSEDLKIIGRCIDSIASKTSVDPGNITWSYTYNRKLTEPDNIVEETSQEKVKHVPRDWWVEDICELDIDLYRRVMITVKSKGRMDGVVIGEALKIYAIRWLPDSVDELVSGAHAQRYKTLVETIVCLLPSDNGVGCSCSFLLKLLKVAILVEADESSREELMKSISLKLHEASVKDLLIPARSPQSTMFDVDLVQGLLNRYMSEEKDGLNFEANEKKDKVNDESLLRSMSLLNVGKLVDGYIREISHDPNLSLASFIALSQSIPKSARPNHDGLYRAIDIYLKEHPGLTKAEKKNICGLMDVKKLTIDASTHAAQNDRLPLRVIVQVLYFEQVKASAIPQSINNIPHGPSNADSNGDDECKQTEGESCQYLDNQVCHLKEGELCKNGKLNKKNSKNSRSGTQLLPSRSRRIFDKLWNVGKGQAENRSSETSGSSNSPASIVPGDTKSSGSSLRHRRHSIS, from the exons ATGACAGTAACTCTAAATCCTTATAATGTAGTGGCTGCTCGTTGTGCCGCGGAGTTCCTTGAGATGACTGAAGATATCGATAAAGGAAACTTGATTTTCAAGATTGAGGTGTTTTTGAACTCTAGTATCTTTCGTAGCTGGAAAGATTCGATAATTGTTCTCCAAACAACAAAGGCTCTTCTTCCATGGTCTGAGGATCTGAAGATCATTGGGAGATGCATTGATTCCATTGCTTCAAAGACTTCAGTGGACCCAGGCAACATCACTTGGTCTTACACTTATAACCGGAAATTAACAGAACCGGATAATATTGTGGAGGAGACATCCCAAGAGAAAGTTAAGCATGTTCCAAGGGATTGGTGGGTTGAAGATATATGTGAATTGGACATTGATCTTTATAGAAGAGTGATGATTACAGTGAAATCAAAGGGAAGAATGGATGGTGTTGTGATTGGGGAGGCACTAAAAATCTATGCTATAAGATGGTTACCCGATTCTGTAGATGAATTGGTGTCCGGTGCACATGCCCAGAGGTACAAAACTTTGGTAGAAACCATTGTGTGTCTGCTGCCGAGTGATAATGGCGTTGGTTGTTCCTGTAGCTTCTTGCTCAAGTTATTGAAAGTGGCAATACTAGTTGAAGCTGATGAGTCATCGAGAGAAGAGTTGATGAAGAGCATCAGCCTGAAATTACATGAAGCTTCTGTGAAAGACTTGTTGATTCCAGCAAGGTCTCCTCAAAGTACTATGTTTGATGTTGATTTGGTACAAGGTCTTTTGAATCGATACATGAGTGAAGAAAAGGACGGCCTTAATTTCGAAGCCAATGAGAAGAAAGATAAGGTAAATGATGAATCTCTTTTGAGGAGTATGTCCTTGTTGAATGTTGGCAAGTTGGTTGATGGTTATATCAGAGAAATTTCGCACGATCCGAATCTCAGCCTCGCTAGTTTTATTGCTTTGTCTCAGTCAATTCCAAAGTCTGCTAGGCCAAATCATGATGGTTTGTACAGAGCTATTGATATCTACTTGAAG GAGCACCCTGGTCTGACAAAAGCTGAAAAAAAGAACATATGTGGACTCATGGATGTCAAAAAATTAACCATTGATGCGTCGACGCACGCCGCTCAAAATGATCGTCTTCCTCTCCGGGTTATAGTGCAGGTTCTCTATTTTGAGCAGGTCAAAGCTTCTGCCATCCCTCAATCCATTAATAACATTCCACACGGCCCTTCAAATGCCGACTCAAACGGAGACGACGAATGCAAACAAACTGAGGGTGAGAGCTGTCAATACCTTGACAACCAAGTATGTCACTTGAAAGAAGGAGAGTTGTGCAAGAATGGAAAATTGAACAAGAAGAATAGCAAGAACAGCCGGAGCGGCACGCAGTTGTTGCCTTCTCGGTCGAGGAGGATCTTCGATAAGTTGTGGAATGTGGGAAAAGGACAGGCAGAGAATAGGAGTTCAGAGACTTCAGGGAGTTCTAATAGCCCAGCTTCAATAGTTCCTGGGGACACCAAATCTTCTGGTTCATCTTTAAGACATCGGAGGCATTCTATATCTTAG